The sequence ATTGCAGCCATCAACTGAGCACATGTGCATCTCCTTTAGGTGGACAGTTTGGTAGTGCAGCTTCATGCTGTAGGGATTCTTAAAGGTCTTACTGCACATCTCACAATGGTGTGGAAGGTCAGGGTCGGTGTCCAGGTGAGAGATTCCTGAGTCACTGAAGTCTTGTACACGGCTGTCAGACCCAtctttttcattgtttaagaaCTGGAGCGTGACCCCGTTAGCCATCCTGTGCTCTCCCTCATCCCACCTGAGCTCAGAAAGTTTTTCGGCTGGACACTCTCCGTCTTCTTTTTCATCCTTCTTAATGTGCTCTTCACAAAATAAGTGGTCCTCACAGTTGTTCTCTCTCAGCTTATTGCCAAAGCACAAAGTTGTACAGGTGATAACTCCCGTATCAGCCTGCTGTGATTCACCGTCTTTGTCCTCCTTGCCAATCAACTTTAAATCTTGGTTCACAAGACACTCTGCCTCTTCTCTCTCTTCATCACTATATACTCTTCTCTCCTGCTTCTTTTCCTCAGGCTCTTCCTCAGCTCCCCTTGCAAACATTTGCCCTTCTTCTCGAGTATTTTCACACTCCTTGTCCCTGCTCAATGTAGCAGCTTCGTCCTCAGAGCTGCTGCCCTTATCCAGCTGCTCATCTCGTTCTATTGGCTCCTTCTCTATTTTTATTGGCATACTTGATTTTCGAGACTTCTTCTTTGGTATAGGGTCTACTATGCAGGGTTCAGGGGCCATGGATGGTTTGATGGGGACAGATGAGGACAGCAGTGGGAGGGACGGCAGTGTTCCTGGGGTGTTGGCCAGCTCTGCTGGGCTCACTAGACTGCGATAGAATGGCAGGACTGGCTGTACTGTTTTTAAGTTTGGGAAGAGGATGCCACTTTGACCCATGCTGGGGAAGGAGGTACTATGGATTTTCGAGCCATTGTCCACGTGGCTCACCATATAGCTGGGCACTGTCTTATGGCTTTCTGTAGAACACACAGGGACAGAGGTGCCATATTCGGGCCTTTTTTCCCCTTGAGAGCTTTCATCACCGGACAAACTACCTCTTAGGTCTTTGTCTCGATTGTTGCGATTCATGGGCATGTGCAGGCGTGGGTTTGGATTGGCACTGTGGCGATTCCGGCTGCgcaatgagctgaacaccatgttgCAGCCCTCAATGGTACACTTGTGCTTAATTTTTAGGTGCACTGCATTGTAGTGGATTTTCAATGTACCCTTGTCATAAAATGTCTTCTCACAAGCATTACAAAATACACGGCCCTTCTTCAGAGAACCTGGCCCAGCTCCTGCCCCAATGCTGCCACCATTCCTGTCCAGAGAGCGCATCTTACCTTCAGGTGACATCTGTGTTAGCTCAGAGCTCATGGAAGGTGTGCAGGGTGTGGAGGGTCCATCAGAGTAGTTGTCACTGGTGGAGAAGTCCTCAACCTCAATTTTTGTGGTGGCTGGAaggctgtcagctgttttttCTTGGTTTTGTTCAAGTTCCATGTAGGATGAGGCAGAGCTGGTACTGAGCATGCTGGACTCTGGAAGATGAGAAAGATGGTGAATGTTGTCCTTCCTGAGACAGTCCTGTCCTTGATCTTCTTGTCTCTGATCTTGCTGGTCCAGTGACCCTCGGCATGGCTGCTGGGGCCGCTGGTGCTGCTGCAGTGTACCTGATGGGGAGCCCAGAAATGGTGCAGGAACAGAGCCCAGCAGCTGAAAGGGCAGCATGAAGGCCATGCTGTTGATGAAGTTCTCAAAGTGGTGCATGCTACTACCACTTAGCTTCTCAGTTTTGGCTGTGGAGAGGTTGACAGAGTTGTGCGGGGTGTTGCGCTCTATGAAAGTGCGGATATCAGAGTTAGTGCGGCTACTGGGAACCAACACTGCCTGGCCCTCCTTGTCCTGCAGAGCCATTAGTTCCACAATGGACTTGGTCTCACCAAAACGTAGGAACTGATGCAGTGTGGCGATCTCCTCCTCAAACGTCATGATAGCCCATCGATCCAGAACCTTCCCAGCTACATCCTACAGACAATAAGCGAAGATACAGCACAAAGTAGCACAGTGTGAGAGTAAGGGTGCGAGGTAGATTGAGAAGGAAAGTAGTAAGATAGGGAAGAAAGCAATTTCATCATAAGCATTGTGAGTGACTTGGTTTTCTCATACATATTCAAAGGGTACATTTAAATGACACTCCCTGTAATACAGGCTGGCAGGGCAGCAAAATAAAGGAATCGGATGGAGCATTAATACAAGCGGGCACCACAGAACCCCGAGAACCCTCATTAcagaaacactgtttcatctcagTGTAGCTCATTTCTCGTCATTTAAATCACATGATGAGAGACAACACAGCAAGCATGTGAGCTTACGAGTACATATGTGCAAAGGCAGGGAAAATTTTATACTGCCTGaaacataccacacacacacataggtgaAGGACAAGTGATCAGAAGACGCTCTCCCTCCGTGATCAAGTGGTGCTCTCCCTCAACCCGCCAGTAATCACATGTGAGTTTGGGCGTCTTTGAATGTgagcagcagcttcgtgccgtAACCATGATTAATATTTCATCACAGAGCATTCATCTAGGCGCCTGTCGAGGATTCTGATTCTACGTCCGCCATTAGATCAGCTAACATGAATTAAACGCAGCCAAACTTGAATACTTGATGATGTACTAATCGACGTGAGAGCCTGCACTGATACGGCGCCTGCAGCTCAGGGCTTGGCTCCATCTTGAGAggaaatctgaagcaaaagaaataaGATTTACAAATCTACACAGCATGGTGCTGAGATCTCCCCAAACTCTGTGGTACACAGCAACAAGCGGGCCGTGTCAGCACTGGGACGGCTGATGGCACTGGTCATTACCTCACATCTCTTATCAGTCATGCTTTTTCGTCACCTTCTCCTTTGACACTTCCCCCTTCTCTTTTAGATTCCCCCCTCTCCGTTTCTGTCAGGCTCCTGGTCTGCCCATCAGCACTGTGGCACTGGTTTGATGATGACCACTGAGGGAAAGGTGGCATTTAAATAGTCAGCTAATGCTGGTACCCAGAGGTGTTTCAAAAGACTCCAAGCAAAAGGGACCTGGAGGTACATACACAACCTACATACACCACCTAAGACCACATCATCACCTGCCCTCAAGGCAACCAGTGCACAATATCTAATCATGTCTAAAAGTAGCGTGTTAGCCTCCGATCATTAACTTCTTTTTTTAGTCCTAAATATTGTTATTGCAAATTTCCTTTTGAGTTTACATCATCCACCCCATTGGAAAATAAGGGTATGTTCCTGGGCATGTTGTTACAGTCTCCTAGTTTGTGTATGGGTGATTAGCAAATTTAAGGGGATTCAAATGAAATCGTTGTAATTGTATGTAGTCAACTGTTCTCTGTGGTGCCCTGCAGTTGGCTTGTTAGCCTACCCTGGTGCAGTGCCCTCACTGTCCCAGAGTCCTGCTCACCTGAAGGATATATCCTCGTATGTAGTCCTGCAGCGTCCAGTCCAGTGCATTGAGGATCTGGATGACTTCTTCCTGTTTAAGGACAGAGAAAAGACGGTCCAGGAGGATCTTGAGGCGGATGGGGATAGCTTGGGTGCCGTACAGCATCAGGCTGCAGATATCAAACACTACGTTGGAGTGCACGATCTCCACCTGGCTGCTTTGGTACATGTGATGCGCCTTGAGTTTGCTGAGTGCTGCAACATAGTTAAGTAGGTCAAGttactgaaaaataaaaaaataaaaaacactgatGAAAAGCTGCCTGCGTGTTGTGGACAGAGCTAACACTTGCTGTGCTCAATTAAAAAAATCCCAAAGACTACAGTGAACAGCCAGTACTATTATCTGAAAAACACATTAAGGCACTAACTTAAATTTATACAAATATTGACCGATACTGTTAATACTACTGCACAGATGGAATGGCAACTCAAACAGTACACAGGaaggtgcacaaacacacatcCAAATTCAACATAGAGAGCGTGTGCAAATGTTTCAGGCATTTGAATATCtccacgttaaaaaaaaaagtgtattaaAAAGTGTGGCTACATGTCACCTTTAAAAGTTATAATTTCAATAATGTTATCAGATTGTTACAATCtgattaccatttaccatttgactGATGAACTGAACTACACTGCTGCCGATATTAGAAAGTCCACTTCACTTCAATCTCTAAGAAACTCTAAGAAACAGATTTCATTCtcattttcacctggttttaacTGTATTTTGTTAGTTTGTATGATATTTGGTATTTGGCTTTTGGATTTTAAGCGATTAATATAATTATGtagccatttttgttttgtttttttacagtcaCTTTGAAGCTAACCTCAGACGTTTGTACTCAATTTTCGAAACGTTAGCTACAGCATTCATAATGGTCAGTACTCATAACACAGCCCAACCATGTGTTCAAAACCTTGCATTCTGTGTTCATATCATTGAAGGAGCATTGCACATCTGACTCTGTGGTTCAAATGACTCACCTATCATGAAATACCGTAGGAACACTACTTTAGATCACCCACACACAAGATACATACAGTACAAGTAGCTTCACTATTAAGTTGTTATTTCAATCTCTTACATCACTGCAAAAAAACAGTTGATGAATGTTTCAATaaggttttttgtggttctaAAAAATAGACACAGTGGAATCTTTGAACAAAATATGAAATCAATGTTTGAAATACAACAGTAACAggtttatttgaagaatgacaaaGTAGtcacaatgccaaaaaaaaaaaaaaagccataaaaGTAAGTGAATCAAAACAACTGCTGTGTAAAAAGTGAACAGTTGTAAACAAAAACAATACTGTAACATCATTACTCGCCATTTGCATCAACTATCTATGCTGGAGTTGGCCAGAGATTCCCATCGACATCACAGTGGATATTTTCTTGTCAATATGTCTTGACATAACGAATCAAGGCCTGGTCTGCTGTTATTTCAACACATGCATCATCCATATCCTGGAGAAGGGTGGCACATTCATGAGTCCACTATTGGGTTGAGAAAGCAAAAAAATATGGAGGGGAGGGGTGGAGGGGAGCACAGATAATGCTATGAACTGTGTACGGGTCTCAAACCATGTGCACCACTTCAGTATGGTGGAACTGAACTTTATCCCAGACTAGCACATATGTGACTCCCTCAGTATGACAGAGCTGCTCTAAttcgtttaaaaaaatcatgaAGAAGGGCTGCGCTGTATGATCCCAGCACAGGTCTGCATGCCACCACACCATCCTCAGAGATGCAGAGCAGCACACATGATGAGGTTCACTTCACGTTGTCCAGGTACCTGGATTGTTGCTCACTGGCCAATCAAATTTCGCattctctgccttgttttgcaacACAACTCTTTCAACTGAACATACTCTGCCCACAGTGGCTTCATCCCATCTGTATTTCTATCAAAAGGCACCCGGTAAATCTGCTTAATAAACACCTGGTGCCTTTTCAGGATGTGGGCAATAGTCGGCAGACTACTGGCTTCCACATTATTGAATACATCCACATTGTTGACAACATGCTGCTGGATTTTGGTCAGGCGGTCATTTTCCTGGCTCGAATTAAATTGACCACAGCCACCTCTTGTTGGTCAGTCAAGAGTCTGCCCCTGTCTCCCCTATTTGGCCTTGTCTCAACGCTGCAGGGAAAGCAAAGAACACATTGacgcacaacacctactgtgtgatATCTATTTGCATGCACTATCCAGTGGTCTGCTGGGGAGACACTGTATAATAAGACAGGGGTAACACACAGGCTGTATTACAGTACTGTAAATTATTACTCATTATACAGCAAAGTGATAATTTACTGTTGTTTACATAATGCATAGTCCATTCTGAAGAATTACCGGTTCTCGTTGCAGAATGTTCTGATGATCGAGGCCACTGTGAGATCTTCTTAGCTGgatcatggcagcagcctcactcaTCGTCATGCCCCGACTGATGACATGATCCACAGCTATTGCTCTGATCTCATTCGACAACCTTTGCTGTGACTGTCACTGTCTTGATCCCTGGACTTGTCCTCTCCCTCCCGCCCTCTCTGACGAGGCCCTTCTCCCTCACCTCCACGTCTACATCCTCTCACTGTTTGACCCCTCAGCTGATCTGCCTGCTCCATGCTGTCACTGTGTTGAAGCACATGGGTCCAAACCCTAAGCTATATACTCTTACCACAATGTGAAATCAATCATCAGTAATTGGTGTTCTGCCCTGATTCTGTACAGGATTTAAGAATTTAAGATGGTTTAAATAGAAATTAATGGTGTATCGACTGAAACACATTTTTGCATTGagaaatctcacacacacacagtaattctACAGAGGACTGGACATTTATTTTGAAGTGTCAGGGCAGGATGCATGGTTTGCTTAGACTTCTTGTGACTGGCAGCTGCTGTGCAGAGAAGTGTGGTCAGTCAGACAGTGAATGTGCTAATCATTTTCACACTCATGAAAGCAATGGCTGTAAGTTTCATAATGTGTCCAATTATATAAATGAACATGCATACTTAGTGTGACGTTGCACAATGTAAAGTTTGATGGTTTATTCGACTGGAAAGCCACGCTATCAGTCATGTTAGTTTTTTACAACCGCTATGACCTGTTATTTATACCTTTAATGCTTtttcaaaattcttcacacagTTACCACAACATCAGCCTGTGTGGGCTACACAATTAACacaattcttcttcttttgacacaaaatacaaacattttacATGTTTAAAATTAGTTTCAACTCCTTTTACACACAAGCTCAATCATGACCAAAACAGTAGGTGTTAACTGGGGAATTTTCAATTGCTTTCACACGGTTTGTCAAAACAGAAAACCTCATGTTCAAAACTAATGGATTGAAGATGACATTGATCACAGCTAATTCCCATCTCGCTGAGCTCAGGTGCTGGGCTTTTTTCAATCACATCACCAATCACATCATCTGTATTTATAGGCGGATCTTGTGAGGGGAAAAGAACAAAAGCCAAGACAAGGGACAAAGGTGGAGGTCTTGCAAAAACAAGTGAGAAAAATGCCTAGAGGTAGAGGTAGAGTTAGAATGTGTGGTGGGGCTCAGGGCTGGATAAGGCATGCAAAAAGATACTTCCCAAGATGCCTGGCCAGAGAAGACATCAGGTGGGATGTTGATGAAAATATGTGGCCCAATACTGATGACTGAGCAGATTagcttttttttccttcctctttTACAGTGATTTCTTCTGctcctttttctttttgtgtatttGACAATGTAGTAATGAATGACAGCTaagtgctgattttttttttcctctttactGTCCTGTAAGTCATTTTCATTTGCAATACAGTAAAGTGTTTAACTGCAAATCCTTTCATTTACTGTCTTCTTCCTTCATAAACATTTTGCAAAGTTGCTCTAACATGGGTCGTTTTTTGTGCTGAGTGTTGTtcaaaaaaaggaacaaaatCATGCCCAACAAATGAAAAATGAAGAATTTCATCACAAGCATTAATTTACATGTATGATCAATACAAtaatccaggggtggccaagttcggtcctcgagagccacattcctgatactcttagttgtctccctgctccaacacacctgaatccaatgaaaggctcattaaaagtctgctaacaagtctttcattggattcaggtgtattggagcagggagacaactaagagtatcaggaatgtggctctcgaggaccgaacttggccacccctgcaataATCTGTTGATGACAAATTACTTAAATAAATGCAATGTGTATTGTAACCACACAAGTGAAGAGTTGTCTATCTTGATCATTTGTGTCGGGGTTTGTATCTAGAGTTTTGAAAGCTGTGCAGAAACTTATGAGGTTAGCATCAAAGTGGTTGTAAAAAAACTGTAACTTTAGAATGAGGTTTGTGTCTATAACTTTGATTTTAattattagctttgtttttattggcTAAAAAGAGCTCACACATATTTTAAAACCTAATTGCCAAACAATTATCAGTGTCCTCGCTGAGGGCGACAACTGACAGACAGGAAAACGTCTTCATGTCAGGACTCGCCGTCGCTCCCTTGCAGTCCAGTTACCGTACGGTTAGATGACTGGAGTTGTGCAGTCTTTAGTTAGTATGAAAAGGTTTTGGGAGCTGCTGGATTCCAAGTAGGGTTCAGACCCGGACCCGGTGGGATATGTGCGGTGCGTGTGAGCTCTTACCGTGTGCCACCCAGCCGTGCTTACAGTTCTCACACTGCCTCCTCTTCAGCTTCCCGGGATTGAAGCTGTCACAGCTACAGTTTACCAAAGTGCAGCAGATTGTCTGTGGAACACACAAACATGACGCTGAGTTAGAAACAAGTCACCACTTACAAACGTCAGCATTACACCAGGAATGAAacgtaaaagtgagtccagtaaGCTCGTCTTACAGAGCGAAAGGAAAACCATTTTTTGAAAGTCACTCACATCTCGTATGTTCAGCAATCAAAAGTTTGATCCTGCTTACACTGAGCGCAACATGTCTTCTTACAATATTCACTTTTATATAAAACACCTAAATAGATATGTGTCATTTGATTGCTGGTTTCTATGTCATTTGACATTCATTTACTTACGACATGGCTTTTTTCACTAGCATGCATTTTTGGTGCcatctgtgcattttttttt comes from Thalassophryne amazonica chromosome 2, fThaAma1.1, whole genome shotgun sequence and encodes:
- the bnc1 gene encoding zinc finger protein basonuclin-1 isoform X1 — protein: MTMAETICCTLVNCSCDSFNPGKLKRRQCENCKHGWVAHALSKLKAHHMYQSSQVEIVHSNVVFDICSLMLYGTQAIPIRLKILLDRLFSVLKQEEVIQILNALDWTLQDYIRGYILQDVAGKVLDRWAIMTFEEEIATLHQFLRFGETKSIVELMALQDKEGQAVLVPSSRTNSDIRTFIERNTPHNSVNLSTAKTEKLSGSSMHHFENFINSMAFMLPFQLLGSVPAPFLGSPSGTLQQHQRPQQPCRGSLDQQDQRQEDQGQDCLRKDNIHHLSHLPESSMLSTSSASSYMELEQNQEKTADSLPATTKIEVEDFSTSDNYSDGPSTPCTPSMSSELTQMSPEGKMRSLDRNGGSIGAGAGPGSLKKGRVFCNACEKTFYDKGTLKIHYNAVHLKIKHKCTIEGCNMVFSSLRSRNRHSANPNPRLHMPMNRNNRDKDLRGSLSGDESSQGEKRPEYGTSVPVCSTESHKTVPSYMVSHVDNGSKIHSTSFPSMGQSGILFPNLKTVQPVLPFYRSLVSPAELANTPGTLPSLPLLSSSVPIKPSMAPEPCIVDPIPKKKSRKSSMPIKIEKEPIERDEQLDKGSSSEDEAATLSRDKECENTREEGQMFARGAEEEPEEKKQERRVYSDEEREEAECLVNQDLKLIGKEDKDGESQQADTGVITCTTLCFGNKLRENNCEDHLFCEEHIKKDEKEDGECPAEKLSELRWDEGEHRMANGVTLQFLNNEKDGSDSRVQDFSDSGISHLDTDPDLPHHCEMCSKTFKNPYSMKLHYQTVHLKEMHMCSVDGCNAAFPSRRSRDRHSANLNLHHKLLTKDTFSPPNVLYSPTSHCRDSVVQDYCHGQRDRDLLQRDSTSQTSVIFRGHNRMGLVFPMSKVSAASESLEVTPLEGLGGGHSGGNVDDGAVLDLSTSSTIPPPSNSSARSSWDSDGAGSEEGVMMEEEEETLPMEDTDESCDGVEIGKPGVEELALGEERTLGCVGVVQGGGSSFPITCHICQKVYSNKGTFRAHYKTVHLRLLHKCKVPGCDTSFSSVRSRNRHSQNPNLHRNLAVSSRTALDQE
- the bnc1 gene encoding zinc finger protein basonuclin-1 isoform X2: MTMAETICCTLVNCSCDSFNPGKLKRRQCENCKHGWVAHALSKLKAHHMYQSSQVEIVHSNVVFDICSLMLYGTQAIPIRLKILLDRLFSVLKQEEVIQILNALDWTLQDYIRGYILQDVAGKVLDRWAIMTFEEEIATLHQFLRFERNTPHNSVNLSTAKTEKLSGSSMHHFENFINSMAFMLPFQLLGSVPAPFLGSPSGTLQQHQRPQQPCRGSLDQQDQRQEDQGQDCLRKDNIHHLSHLPESSMLSTSSASSYMELEQNQEKTADSLPATTKIEVEDFSTSDNYSDGPSTPCTPSMSSELTQMSPEGKMRSLDRNGGSIGAGAGPGSLKKGRVFCNACEKTFYDKGTLKIHYNAVHLKIKHKCTIEGCNMVFSSLRSRNRHSANPNPRLHMPMNRNNRDKDLRGSLSGDESSQGEKRPEYGTSVPVCSTESHKTVPSYMVSHVDNGSKIHSTSFPSMGQSGILFPNLKTVQPVLPFYRSLVSPAELANTPGTLPSLPLLSSSVPIKPSMAPEPCIVDPIPKKKSRKSSMPIKIEKEPIERDEQLDKGSSSEDEAATLSRDKECENTREEGQMFARGAEEEPEEKKQERRVYSDEEREEAECLVNQDLKLIGKEDKDGESQQADTGVITCTTLCFGNKLRENNCEDHLFCEEHIKKDEKEDGECPAEKLSELRWDEGEHRMANGVTLQFLNNEKDGSDSRVQDFSDSGISHLDTDPDLPHHCEMCSKTFKNPYSMKLHYQTVHLKEMHMCSVDGCNAAFPSRRSRDRHSANLNLHHKLLTKDTFSPPNVLYSPTSHCRDSVVQDYCHGQRDRDLLQRDSTSQTSVIFRGHNRMGLVFPMSKVSAASESLEVTPLEGLGGGHSGGNVDDGAVLDLSTSSTIPPPSNSSARSSWDSDGAGSEEGVMMEEEEETLPMEDTDESCDGVEIGKPGVEELALGEERTLGCVGVVQGGGSSFPITCHICQKVYSNKGTFRAHYKTVHLRLLHKCKVPGCDTSFSSVRSRNRHSQNPNLHRNLAVSSRTALDQE